The Mycolicibacterium parafortuitum nucleotide sequence AGGTGCTTGCCGGACGGGAATCCGACGACCGACGCGATCGTCGCTTCCGGGGCCAGCGACCGGACCGTCGGGACGAATGTCGGGGACACACAGATCGCCTTCACCGCGAGTTCCTGCGCCTCGGCGACGAGCGATTCGACGTCGGCCTCGGTGGCCTCGGGTTTGAGCAGGGTGTGGTCGACGAGGGCCGCGACCTGAGCGCGGGTGTAGGACCCCATCAGAAGGGTTCTTCGGTGCCGCCCGGGTTGCACCGCTTGGCGACCATCTCCTCGTAGCTGACCTCGGGGCGCCACGGCTCCAGGTTCCAGCTGGTCTTACCGGGTTGGGCGAACTCGGCGAGGTTCCAGTGGCACAGGAACTGTTCCCACATACCCGGGATCGCGGCGTCGGGCGAGAGCGTCAGGACCTCGTTCCAGGCGGCCTGGGCCAGCGGCTGGGTGCCCGCGTGCCCGGAGGCGCGGCGCGCGGCCGGGGTCGGGTAGACCCGCAGGCTCGACAGGTCGCCCCATTTGGCCCACGTGACGTGGTCGATGTAGGGCGGCGGGGTGTCGGCGGGAGCCGCAGCCGCCACCGGCGCGAGCAGGCCGGGGAGCGCAACGGCGGCCAGCGCGATCGCGGCGATTCGCACTATCGTGACTTTCCTTGCACCTCAAGAATTTTGGGACGGACGTCGACGAGGTACACACCGGCTGCGACGGCGGCGATCGCCGTGCCGGTGATATCGAGCACCAATGCCAGCAGCAGGCCGAGGCCGAGGATGACCAACCAAACCGGTTTCGTCAGCTTGTCCACCGCGGTGTAGGCGTCCGGGCGCTGCATCGCCGCGTGCACGAGCGCGTAGATGATCGTGACCAGCACGACGATCTTCACGATGCCGAGGACGTAACCCGCAAGGATTTGGAGCTCCACGCTCTACAGCCTATGCGGGTTACGTCCTGTCGGTCTAACTTCCGCCCTGTGGGCGGTGATTACTTCTGGGTGACCTTCTTGGCCGGCGCCTTCTTGGCGGGGGCCTTCTTGGCCGGAACCGTAGCCGAAGCCTTGGCCGGGGTGGCCTTCTTGGCCGGCGCCTTCTTGGCGGGGGCCTTCTCGGCAGCCGTCTTGACCGGAGCGGCCGCCTCTTCGGCCTTCTTCGGCAGCTCGACGCCGACCAGCTTGGCGGCACGCTCGCCGACCGCGCGGGTCTGTGAGGCGACGTTACCCAGCGCCTCCTGGGTCAGCTCGACGGCCTGGTCGGTGTACTCCTCGACGCGGCTGGCGGCCTCTTCGAGAGCCGGCTGGTTGCGCAGGCGCTCCAGCGCGGCCTCGCCACGCTCGATCAGCTTGGTGTAGGTGGTCTGGGCGGCCTCGGCGTATCCCTCGGCGAACTTGCGCAGCTCGTCGGAGGTCAGCTTGTCGCGCAGGTCACCGAACTGGCTCGGCAGGTCTTCCTGCAGCTTGGCCACCCGGGCCCGGCTCTCCTCGACGCGGCTCTCGGCGTCGGTGCGGGCCTCGCCGGCGCGCTCGCGCAGCGTCGCGACGATCTCGTTGACACGCTCCAGCGCCAGGTCGGCAGCGCCCACAGCGGCGAGCAGCGGGGCCTTCAGGTCGTCGATGTCGAGATTCTTGGTCTCAGCCATGGTTCATTCCTTCCTTTTCAGGATCGAGTTCTGTGATGGATTGCGGAGTAGAGGGGATCTCTAGAGGGCTCTTGTCTTGTTCAGTTGCGGGCTCCTCATCTGCGTCACGCGTACCGGATGCGTCCACCCCGTCGTCCGTGGAGGCGGCCTCGTTCTGCTGGCAGAACGAGTTGTAGATGTCGAGCAGCACCTGCTTCTGCCGCTCGTTGATCGCCGTGTCGGTGACGATCGCGTCGCGAACGTGGTTGCTCTCACTCGGCTCGAGGATCCCGGCCTGGATGTAGAGCACCTCGGCCGAGACCCGCAACGCCTTGGCGATCTGGTTGAGCACATCTGCGGACGGCTTCCGCAGGCCGCGCTCGATCTGGCTGAGGTACGGGTTGGACACACCCGCCTTCTCGGCCAGCTGCCTCACCGACACCTGCGCCGCTTCGCGCTGGGAGCGGATGAACGAACCGATGTCCTGCGCGGCGTTGGACACGACAGCGGCAAGATTTTCATCCTGCGACGGCGGTGACATGCCTTGCTCCCTGTGTTGTGAGTGGGTATCCGAATACCGACACCAACAACCGTACGACGGAGTGCTAACTTTTGCAAGCACCCGTTAGCGCAGGTCAGAACAGTAGCTGAGCTATCGAATAGATCACCAGGCCCGCCAGCGAGCCGACGACCGTGCCGTTGATCCGGATGAATTGCAGGTCACGGCCGACATGGAGTTCGATGCGCCGGCTGGCCTCCTCGGCATCCCAGCGCTCGATCGTGTCGGTGATGATCGTGGTGATCTCCGCCCCGTACTGAGAGACCAGATGCTGGGCTCCGCGCACCACCCAGTTGTCCACCTTGTCGCGCAGGTCGGCGTCGTCGCGCAGGGACTCCCCGATCCGGACGACGGTGTCGGCGATGCGGGTACGCAGCGTCGAGGACGGGTCGTCGACCGACTCCAGGATGATCCGCTTGGCCGCGGTCCAGGCCGTCTCGGCGGCCCGGGTGACCTCGTCGCGGGCCATGATCTGCTCTTTGACGTTCTCGGCCTTCTGGATCGTCGCCGCGTCGTTCTGCAGGTCGTCGGCGAACTCGAACAGGAACCGTGTCGCCGACCGGCGCAGCTCGTGATCGGGATTGCGGCGCACCTTGTCGGTGAAGTCCATCAGTTCGCGGTGGATCCGGTCCCCCACCAGGTGATCGACCCAGCGCGGCGACCACGTCGGCGAATCCCGCTCGATGACGCGCTCGATGATCTCGTCGGCGTCCAGGGACCATTGGAACGCGCGGTCGGCGAGCAGCTGCAGCAGCGCCTCCTGGCGTCCCTCGGCCAACAGCGAGGTCAGGACCCGCCCGATCGGCGGGCCCCACTGCGGCTCGGCGATCCGTTTGACGATCATCCGGTCCAGCACCTGCTGGACGTCCTCGTCGCGCAGCAACTCGACCAGCACCCGAAGCACCGTCGCGACCTCGGCGGCCACCCGCTCGGCGTGCCTGCGATCGCACAGCCACTTGCCCACCCGGCTGGCGACGTCGGCGTCGCGCAGCTTGGTCTCGACGTTCTCCGCGGACAGGAAGTTCTCCCGCACGAAGCTGCTGAGACCCTCGCCGAGCTGGTCTTTCTTCCGTTTGATGATCGCGGTGTGCGGGATCGGGATGCCCAGCGGATGCTTGAACAACGCCGTCACCGCGAACCAGTCGGCCAGCGCGCCGACCATGCCGGCCTCGGCCGCCGCGCGGACGTAGCCGACCCAGGGCGGGGCGCCCTGGGACTGCCACCACGCGCAGAACAGGAAGACGACGGTCGCGCCGAGCAGGAAGCTCAGCGCGACGAGCTTCATGCGCCGCAGTCCACGCCGTCGCTCCGCGTCCGCCGCGGAGTCGGCGCCCGCGAGCTTCTCTGCGAAACTCCGGCGCACCGGGGCGGTCGCCGCGCCGGCGACCTCGGGTCGGTGTGCCACACCTACATCATCCACGCGTGCCGGAGTACCCGTCTGCGTCCATGGTCCGGCCCAGGTCCGACGCCCGCCGTATTATCGTCACGGACTTAGGGAACGGACTGCGCGAACGTGGCACAACAATCCCCGCCCGTGGCGGTCAAGACGGATGGACGCAAACGGCGCTGGCACCAGCACAAGGTCGAGCGCCGTAACGAGTTGGTGGACGGCACACTCGATGCCATCCGCCGCCTCGGCAGCAATGTCAGCATGGACGAGATCGCCGCCGAGATCGGTGTTTCCAAGACCGTCCTGTACCGCTACTTCGTCGACAAGAACGATCTCACCACCGCGGTGATGATGCGCTTCGCACAGACCACGCTGATCCCGAACATGGCCGCGGCGCTGTCGTCGAATCTCGACGGCTACGACCTGACCCGCGAGGTCATCCGCGTCTACGTGGAGACGGTGGCCAATGAGCCCGAGCCCTACCAGTTCGTGATGGCCAACAACTCGGCCAGCAAGAGCAAGGCGGTCGCCGACTCGGAGGCCATCATCGCGCGCATGCTCGCGGTGATGCTGCGCCGCCGGATGCTGTCGGTGGGGATGGACGCTTCGGGCGCCGAACCGTGGGCGTTCCACACCGTCGGCGGCGTCCAACTGGCGACGCACTCCTGGATGTCGAACCCGCGGATGACCGCCGACGACCTGATCGACTACCTGGCGATGCTGTCGTGGAGCGCGCTGTGCGGCATCGTCGAGGTGAACGGATCTCTGGAAACGTTCCGCAACAGTCCACATCCGTCCCCGGCGCTGCCCTCGCAGCTGCTTGACTAGGCGGTGTGACCGAACCCGACGCACTGCCGTCCCTGTGGAGCCACGAACCGCACGTGCATTTGCGGTTCCGGGCAGGGCTCGAAGTGGCCGACATCGACGCCGACGCCACCCCCGGCTTTCGCGGCGACAAATCCGACGCGCCGACACTGCAGGCCGAACGCAACGAGCGGTTCGCCGAGTTGCAGGAGATGCTCTACGCGAACAGCCGTGCCGGCGACAACCGCTCACTGTTGCTGGTGTTGCAGGGCATGGACACCGCGGGCAAGGGCGGCATCGTCAAACATGTTGTGGGTGGCTGCAATCCGCAGGGAGTGCAGTACCGCAGCTTCGGTAAGCCGACCGCCGAGGAGCTCTCCCACCACTACCTGTGGCGCGTGCGCAAGGCACTTCCCGCCGCGGGACACATCGGGGTGTTCGACCGGTCGCATTACGAGGACGTGCTGATCGTGCGCGTGCACAACCTCGTGCCGCCCGAGGTGTGGGAGCCGCGCTACGACGAGATCAACGCGTTCGAACGCGAACTCGTCTCCGGCGGAACGACAATCGTGAAGGTCGCGATGTTCGTCTCGCTCGACGAGCAGAAGAAGCGGCTCGCCGAGCGGCTCGAACGGCCGGACAAATACTGGAAGTACAACCCGGGCGACATCGACGAGCGACTGAAATGGCCTGCCTACCAAGAGGCTTACCAGGCGATGCTGGAACGGACATCGACCGATTACGCGCCGTGGCACATCGTGCCGTGCAACCGGAAGTGGTACAGCCGGCTCGCGATCACCGAGCTCCTGATCGAGGCGTTGAAGGGGCTCAACATGTCCTGGCCGCCGCCGGACTTCGACGTCGAGGCGGAGAAGAAGCGGCTGGCCGCGTTGTAAGAGGGCGCCTTCCCCGGGCCGCCGAACGCACGCATATGACGCGAATCCGGCCCAAAACCCGTCACAAAGCGTGCACTCGCGGCGGTCCTGGCCACCCGCGCCGGCGTAACGCCCGCTCCGCACGCCGCCAGATCCCGGCCGGGTCGTCGCGGAGCTGTCGTGCACTGACGCGGACGATGATCCATCCCCGAGCGGCCAGGAACTCCAGCCGCATGATGTCGTCGGCGTGGGCAGCGGGGTCTGTCCAATGGTGTTCGCCGTCGTACTCGACGCCGACGCAGTACTCGCGCCAGCCCATGTCGATTCGCCGGACGACTCGGCCGGACGCGTCGGTAACAGGGATCTGCGTCTGCGGTTGCGGTGCGCCGCTGCGGACCAGCGCCAACCGCACGCGGGTCTCCTGAGGAGACTCGGCACCGCCGTCGACCAGCGCGAGAACCTCACGTAGACGGCGGATCCCCCGAACTCCCGGGTGGCGCGCGGCGAGTGCGCTGACCTGCGAAACGGGCAGACGCGTCGCGTTCAGCAGGGCATCGATTCGAATGATGGCCTCGTCACCGCGGATGCGGCGGCCGAGATCGAATGCGGTGCGGGCGACGGTCGTGCAGTCGATGCTCTGCACCAGGCAGACCTCGCCGTCGAGGAGGGTGTCGCGGTGGATCGAGATTCCCGGCGGGCTGCCACATCGGACGCGGGTCAGCTCGGCGGGGGCGTCGTCAGGCAGCCACCGTGAACCGTGCATCGCCGCCGCCGACAGCCCGGCGAGGGTGGCCCGTCGCCCCGACCACAGCCACGCCGCGACGGCGCGATCGCAGGCCGTCAGCGACATGCCTTGCGGCGCATACACGTTGTGATGGATTCTGACGTATCGTCGGCTAAGGTCGAAGCGCGTCACCGCACCGCAGGCCAGCGCCTCCGAGCCCAGAAAGAGTTCCCGCACACACTGTTAGGCGCACCGCGACGCCCGGCGGTTCCCGAATGCACGCAATCTGACGCGAAATTCGCGGAATCGCGCCAGAAAGCGTGCGCTCGGCGATCGAAAGCGCCTCAGTACGTGTAGAAGCCCTTGCCCGACTTCTTGCCGAGCTGACCGGCCTCGACCATGCGCTGCAGCAGCGGCGGCGGCGCGAAGTTCGGGTCCTTGTATTCGTCGTACATCGAGTCGGCGATCAGCTTCATGGTGTCCAGGCCGATCAGGTCCGACAGCCGCAGCGGGCCCATCGGGTGCGAGAGCCCGGCGACGATCGCGGTGTCGATGTCCTCGACCGTCGCGACGCCCGCCTCGGCCATCCGGATCGCCGACAGCAGGTACGGCACCAGCAGCGCGTTGACGATGAAGCCCGAACGGTCGCCGCAGCGCACGACCTTCTTGCCCAGCACATCGCTTGCGAACTGCTCGACCCGCGCGATCGCGTCCTCGGACGTCACGAGCGTGTTGATCACCTCGACGAGCGGGAGTACGGGCACCGGGTTGAAGAAGTGCAGGCCCAGCACCCGGCTCGGATTCTTGGTCGCCGCAGCGATCTTCATGATCGGGATGCTGGAGGTGTTCGACGCCAGCACCGCATCGGGGTCGGTGACGACCTCGTCGAGCTGCGCGAAGACCTTGGCCTTGACGGCCTCGTCCTCGATGATCGCCTCGATCACCAGCTGTCGGTCGGCCAGGTCGGCGAGATCGGTGGTGAACGTCAGCCGTCCCAGCGTGATCTCGAAGTCGTCGGCGGCGAGCTTGCCCTTGGCCTTCGCCCGCTCCAGCGACGCGGTGATACGTCCGCGGCCCGCGTTGACGAGCGCGTCTGAGGGCTCGTAGACGACGACGTTCGCGCCCGCCTTCGCGGCCACCTCGGCGATGCCCGAACCCATCTGCCCGGCGCCGACCACACCTACACGTTCAATGCTCAAGTCTTTTCTCCTGTTACATGCGACAGACCCCGCCCAAGATTTCTGGGCGGGGTCTGCGCTGTCAAGCTGGTGCGAGCGTGCGCTCCGTGTACGCCTGCGACGGCGGGTTGCCGTTCAGACACGCGCGCTCGCGGTGCCGACGGGACTCTTAGTGGAACTGACCTTCTTCGGTCGAGCCCGCGAGCGCGGTGGTCGAGCTGGTCGGGTCCACGGTGGTGGCGATCCGGTCGAAGTAGCCGGCGCCGACCTCGCGCTGGTGCTTGGTCGCGGTGTAGCCGCGCTCCTCGGCCGCGAACTCGCGCTCCTGCAGGTCGACGTAGGCGGTCATCTGGTTGCGGGCGTAGCCGTAGGCCAGATCGAACATCGAGTAGTTGAGCGCGTGGAAGCCGGCCAGCGTGATGAACTGGAACTTGAAGCCCATCGCGCCGAGTTCCTTCTGGAACTTCGCGATCGTCGCGTCGTCCAGGTGCTTGCGCCAGTTGAACGACGGCGAGCAGTTGTAGGCCAGCATCTGGTCCGGGAACTCGCTCTTGACGCCCTCGGCGAACTTCTTGGCCAGCTCCAGGTCCGGGGTGCCGGTCTCCATCCAGATCAGGTCGGAGTACGGCGCGTAGGCCTTGGCGCGGGCGATGCAGGGCTCGAGGCCGTTCTTGACCCGGTAGAAGCCCTCGGCGGTGCGCTCGCCGGTGATGAACGGCTGGTCGCGCTCGTCCACATCAGAGGTGATCAGCGTGGCGGCCTCGGCGTCGGTGCGGGCGATGACGACGGTCGGCACGCCGGCGACGTCAGCGGCCAGACGGGCCGAGGTCAGGGTGCGGATGTGCTGCTGGGTCGGGATCAGCACCTTGCCACCGAGGTGGCCGCACTTCTTCTCCGAGGCCAGCTGGTCCTCCCAGTGCGAACCGGCGACACCGGCGGCGATCATCGCCTTCTGCAGTTCGTAGACGTTCAGCGCGCCGCCGAAGCCGGCTTCACCGTCGGCGACGATCGGGGCGAGCCAGTTCTCGACGGAGGTGTCGCCCTCGACCTTGGCGATCTCGTCGGCGCGCAACAGCGCGTTGTTGATGCGGCGCACCACCTGCGGCACCGAGTTGGCCGGGTAGAGGCTCTGGTCGGGGTAGGTGTGGCCGGACAGGTTGGCGTCGCCGGCGACCTGCCAACCGGACAGGTAGATGGCCTTCAGGCCGGCGCGGACCTGCTGGACGGCCATGTTGCCGGTCAGCGCGCCGAGCGCGTTGACGAAGTCCATGTCGTGCAGCTGCTCCCACAGCACCTCGGCGCCGCGGCGGGCGAGGGTGTGCTCCTCGACGACATGGCCCTGCAGGGCGATGACGTCGTCAGGGGTGTAGGTGCGGGTGATGCCCTTCCAGCGGGGGTTGTGGTCCCAATCGTGCTGGATCTGCTCCGGGCTCTTCGGCGTGCCAACGGTCGACTTCGTCATGGCGGGGCCTGCTCCTTCGATGTGTTGCACAGCACTGCAAACCTCCCGGCGGGGAGGACTCACAGCCTTTGTTAATGCTCCGGTGAGTTCACCGGCTTGCTACACCGAGCATGCCTCAGCCCATAACCCCAGGTCCACCCGTTTCGCTTGCCAATTTTCGCCAAGCGCGTGCGGCAATTTGCAAAGTTTGCAAAGAAGGCGCGGGCCTTGACCGGTTCAGAAGCTACCGACGAGTAGCGAATATGCGCAGGTCAGTACGCCCGTACTGTTTAACTGGCGCACTCAGAGCGCGAAGATCGCGGCGACGGCTTTCGTCTCGGTGCCGACCGCATATGTGAGGGTTGTAACAGCGCGATCGGTGAGTTCCTCGCCGAACTTGTCGGTCGAACCCGCCGGATACTCGTGCCGGATGATCTCCAGATCGTCTCCGAGGGCCACCGGCAGATCGTGCTCGATGGCGACCCGCAGCGGAGCCTTCATCAGTTCGGGGCGCGATGCCAGGTAGTCCTCGACGACGCTCCAGTACACCGCGTTGTTCATGTGGTCGAAGATGTCGATGTCACTGACGCGAACCGGGAACCGGTGCACGGAGGCGGCGTCGTCGCGGGAGCCCGGTTTCAGGTAGGCCTTCCACCGCAACCGGGTCTCGCTCGTGGTGCGCCGCAGGCCTTCGATGAAATCGTCGCTGATGCGTGCGGGCCCCTGGGTCTCGCGGTTGATGTTGATCCAGAACGCCTCGGATTCCAGAAGGCCGCGGCCCCGCCTGCCGTCGATGCGAACCCGCATCTCGCACCAGCGGTTCGACGTTCCCGAGCACCAGCGCCGCAACCGCAGCGTGTCCTTGAACACGATCGGCTCGATCATGTCGATCATGGTCCGCCGCACGATCCACAGCGGATGGGTCTCCTCGAAGCCCATCTCCCGCAGCTGATCGGTGCCGATGTCCTGGATGTGGCGGGTGGCGGCATCGAACTTGAGCCGGCCCTCGCGGTCGACGTCGGCGACCCGCAGCGGCCACTGGACGTCGAAGACGTCGGGGTGCGGATCCGGCACCGGCATCATCGTCTTCGCCAGACCCGTAGCCGGTCGTCCAGTGCTGCTCACGGGTTTCGATACTGCCACACGGCGCCGCACTGCCAACGCTGCGAATACCGCCTTAGCAGGGTTGTTACGCTCGCTGACGTGGCCAAAACGTACGTCGGCGCCCGGGTGCGGCAGCTGCGCAGCGAGCGCGGCTTCAGCCAGGCCGCGCTCGCGCAGATGCTGGAGATCTCGCCGAGCTACCTGAACCAGATCGAGCACGACGTGCGCCCGCTGACCGTCGCGGTGCTGCTGCGCATCACCGAGGTCTTCGGTGTGGACGCGACGTTCTTCGCCTCCCAGGACGACACCCGGCTGATCGCCGAACTGCGCGAGGTCCTGATGGACCGCGACCTCGACGTCGACGTCGACCCGGCCGAGGTCGCCGACATGGTCGCCTCGCATCCGGGGCTGGCGCGGGCGATGGTGAACCTGCACCGCCGCTACCAGTTGACCACCACCCAGTTGGCCGCCGCGACCGAGGACCGGTTCCTCGGCGGCGTCGGGTCCGGCGCCAGCGGTTCCGGCGCGATCTCGATGCCGCACGAGGAGGTCCGCGACTACTTCTACCAACGCCAGAACTATCTGCACGACCTCGACATGGCCGCCGAGAACCTGACCGCGGACATGCGGGTGCACCGCGGGGAGCTGGCCAGCGACCTGGCCGACCGGCTGCGGTTCGTGCACGGTGTGACGATCATCCGCAGCCCCGACCTCGGCGAGGCGGTGATGCACCGCTACGACCCGGCCACCAAGCGTCTCGAGATCGGCACCCAGCTCTCGGCCGGGCAGCGGGTGTTCCGGATGGCCGCCGAGCTGGCCTACCTGGAGTGCGGCGATCTGATCGAAAAGCTGGTCGAGGACGGACATTTCACCAGCGAGGAGTCCAAGAAGCTGGCCCGGATGGGTTTGGCGAACTACTTCGCCGCCGCCGCGGTGCTGCCCTACGCACAGTTCCATGAGGTGGCCGAGAGGTTCCGCTATGACATCGAGCGGCTGTCGGCGTACTACTCGGTGAGCTACGAGACGATCTGCCACCGGCTTTCGACGCTGCAGCGCCCGACGATGCGTGGAGTGCCGTTCTCGTTCGTCCGGGTCGACCGGGCCGGGAACATGTCGAAACGCCAGTCCGCCACCGGTTTTCACTTCTCGTCCAGCGGCGGCACCTGCCCGCTGTGGAACGTCTACGAGACGTTCGCCAACCCCGGCAAGATCGGCGTGCAGATCGCCGAGATGCCCGACGGACGCGCCTACATGTGGGTGGCGCGCACCGTGGAGCGCCGCGCCACCCGCTATGGTCAGCCGGGTAAGACGTTCGCGATCGGCCTCGGCTGCGAATTGCGACACGCGCAGCGGTTGGTCTACTCGGAAGGCCTGGTGACCGGTGATCCCAATGTGCCCGCGACGCCGATCGGCGCCGGTTGCCGCGTGTGCGAGCGCGACAACTGCCCGCAGCGCGCGTTCCCCGCGCTCGGCCGCGCGCTCGACATCGACGAGCACCGCTCCACCGTCTCGCCGTACCTGGTGAAGCAGTCATGACCGAACGCATCCCGCCCGGCGGCTTCAAGGATCTCGGCCCGCTGAACTGGCTGATCGCCAAGGGCGGCGCCCGCGGTATCCGCCGGCCCCGGTTCAGCCTGATGAACGTTCTCGGCCGGCACCGTCTGCTGTTCCTGGCCTGGCTGCCACTGTCGGGGTACCTGCTCTACGCGGGCAAGCTGTCCCGTCACGACGCCGAGGTGGTGATCCTGCGCGTCGGACACCTGCGCGACAGCGAGTACGAGCTGCAGCAGCACCGCAGGCTGGCGCGCTCGCGAGGGCTCGACAAGGAGACTCAGGCGCGCATCTTCGAAGGCCCCGACGCCGACGGACTGACCGAGCGCGAACGCGTGCTGATCACCGCGACCGACGAGTTCGTCGTCACCCGCGGTGTGTCCCCCGAGACCTGGCAGCAGCTCAGCCGCCACTTCAGCAAGCCGCAGCTGATCGAATTCTGTCTGCTCGCAGCGCAATACGACGGTCTGGCCGCGACGATTTCGACGCTCGGCGTGCCACTGGACTTCCCGGACTGACGGCACGGGTTGACACGAATGACCGCGGGTGTAACGCCACGGTTACCATGCGTCCATGAGCCCCGCGAATCCGTGGCGCCACCCTCCCGGTGTGCCCCGCTGCGAACCCCCGCGTGCCGAAGGCACGTTCTTCCTGCCCGGCGGCCGACGCCTGGGCTACGCCGAGTTCGGTGATCCGACCGGCCCACCGGTGCTGTGGTTCCACGGCACCCCGGGCGGCCGCCGACAGCTGCCGATCGTCGGCCGGCGCGCGGCCGAACGACTCGGCCTGCGGGTGGTGCTCGTCGAGCGGGCGGGCTCGGGCCTGAGCGACCGGCACAAGTACGGCCAGATCGGCGACTGGGCCACCGATATGGCCCATGTCGCCGATGTCCTCGGCGCCGACCGCATCGGCGTCGCGGGCCTGTCCGGCGGCGGCCCGTACGCGCTGGCCTGCGCCGGGATGCCCGCGCTGCGCGACCGGGTGGCCGCCGTCGCGGTGCTCGGCGGCGTCACCCCGTCGGTCGGCCCCGACGCCACCGCCAGCGGGGCGATCGCGTTGGCGAGAAGGTTCTCCGCAGTGACCTCGGCGCTGCGCCGGCCCTTCGCGGCGGTCACCGCCGGCATGCTGACCACCGTGATCCCGCTGGCACACCCGGTCTACTCGGGTCTGGCGTCGGCGATGCCCGACGGCGACAAGCGGGTGTTCGCCAACCCGGAGATCGAGGCGATGTTCATCGACGACATCGTGCACGTCGCCAACGGCGGGTTCCAGGCCCTGCTCGACGACGCCCGTCTGTTCGGCCTCGACTGGGGTTTCCGGCTGTCCGACGTGAACGTGCCGGTGCGGTGGTGGCACGGCGACGCGGACTCGATCATCTCGCTGGCCGACGCGCAGGCCGCCGCCGAACACCTTCCCGACGTCGACCTGCTGTTGATGCCCGACGAGAGCCACCTCGGCGGGTTCGCCAAAGCCGACGATGTGCTCGCGTTCCTCGCCGAGCACCTCACGCCACGCAACGGCGAGCGCCGCAAGCAGAGCTGACCCGTCAGG carries:
- a CDS encoding alpha/beta fold hydrolase, with the protein product MSPANPWRHPPGVPRCEPPRAEGTFFLPGGRRLGYAEFGDPTGPPVLWFHGTPGGRRQLPIVGRRAAERLGLRVVLVERAGSGLSDRHKYGQIGDWATDMAHVADVLGADRIGVAGLSGGGPYALACAGMPALRDRVAAVAVLGGVTPSVGPDATASGAIALARRFSAVTSALRRPFAAVTAGMLTTVIPLAHPVYSGLASAMPDGDKRVFANPEIEAMFIDDIVHVANGGFQALLDDARLFGLDWGFRLSDVNVPVRWWHGDADSIISLADAQAAAEHLPDVDLLLMPDESHLGGFAKADDVLAFLAEHLTPRNGERRKQS
- a CDS encoding carboxymuconolactone decarboxylase family protein; this encodes MTERIPPGGFKDLGPLNWLIAKGGARGIRRPRFSLMNVLGRHRLLFLAWLPLSGYLLYAGKLSRHDAEVVILRVGHLRDSEYELQQHRRLARSRGLDKETQARIFEGPDADGLTERERVLITATDEFVVTRGVSPETWQQLSRHFSKPQLIEFCLLAAQYDGLAATISTLGVPLDFPD
- the ramB gene encoding acetate metabolism transcriptional regulator RamB; this translates as MAKTYVGARVRQLRSERGFSQAALAQMLEISPSYLNQIEHDVRPLTVAVLLRITEVFGVDATFFASQDDTRLIAELREVLMDRDLDVDVDPAEVADMVASHPGLARAMVNLHRRYQLTTTQLAAATEDRFLGGVGSGASGSGAISMPHEEVRDYFYQRQNYLHDLDMAAENLTADMRVHRGELASDLADRLRFVHGVTIIRSPDLGEAVMHRYDPATKRLEIGTQLSAGQRVFRMAAELAYLECGDLIEKLVEDGHFTSEESKKLARMGLANYFAAAAVLPYAQFHEVAERFRYDIERLSAYYSVSYETICHRLSTLQRPTMRGVPFSFVRVDRAGNMSKRQSATGFHFSSSGGTCPLWNVYETFANPGKIGVQIAEMPDGRAYMWVARTVERRATRYGQPGKTFAIGLGCELRHAQRLVYSEGLVTGDPNVPATPIGAGCRVCERDNCPQRAFPALGRALDIDEHRSTVSPYLVKQS